One Candidatus Nitronauta litoralis genomic window, ATAGGACCCGCCGAACAGATTTAAATGATTGAGCAGGTGATACAGGTTGTATATATCCCGGCGTTCCTGATAGCCAGGGTTGAGTGGAAAGGCTTCGTGATACGCGTCGTAAAATGCCTGTGGCATACGGCCAAACAGTTCGGTCATTGCGAGGTCTGCTTCGCGCAGGCCGAAATGCGCTGCGGGATCAAATATGGTGGCCTCACCACAGGGTCCGCAGAAATGATTTCCGGACCACAAGTCTCCATGGATAAGGGCCGGTTGTTCATCTTCAATATTCAACAGGTCGCCGATTTTTGCGCGTAATTCATCCAGCTTTTGATCAGTTTTTTTGGGCAGCAGTCCCGAGTTCCGTGCCAGTTCCTGTTGAAACCCCAGCCTCTGGTCCCGAAAAAACTTCAGGCCGTTTTTTTCTCTTGTGTTAATTTGCGGAGTTGACCCAATGAAGTTGTCATGATCCAGCCCATAGGAGTCAGCCGTGATGCGGTGCATGGCGGCGAGTGCGTGCCCGAACCGGGTAAAATAATCTTTTCCCGGCGAAGTCGACTCCAGATAATCCAGAATTAAAAAACGTGCCGGTTTCTGATCGTCGCAGGCGATGACTTTTGGAACCCGTGGCCCGTTTTTGGCTGCGGCCATCAACTGCAAACCTTTTGATTCGGTTTCAAACATGCCAGCTGGCGGGCAGGCGTTCCTTTTAACGAAGACGCGTGTTCCCTCATCGAGAATTAAAACCTGCGCTTGATTGATGCAGCCTCCACCAACATCACAGGTTGAGGCGATGGAAACATCACGTCTGAAAGATTTAGACAAGCGGGCCCGGATGGCTTCTTTCATCCGGTCAGAGTAGTTCACGCTTAATGTACTCAAGGAGAGGTGGGCATGTGCGATTAACAATATCGAAAACTGTTTCAAAACCCTGGTCACCGCCGTAATAGGGGTCGGGTACGTCGAAATCACCATTGTGGTCGGGGTCAAATTCGCGAAACATTTTTAATTTGTTTTTCGTTACCTTGCCCGACCCCATATAGTCGAGCGACTCTTTATTGGACTGGTCCATGGCAAGGACAAGATCGAAGCGTTTAAAATCGCCAGGCTGGAATTGTTCGGCTGTTGATAGCAATTCAATGCCCCGGGCATTGGCGGTGGACTGCATTCTCTTGTCGGGCCGAGCGCCAACATGCCAGTTTCCGGTACCGGCGGAGTGAACGATGATGCGTTCTTCAAGACCTTCTTTCTTCAAAAGATCCTGAAAAACTCCTTCAGCGAGGGGGGAACGACAAATATTTCCGAGACATACAAAGCAGATGGTGACAGTGGTTTCAGAAGTCATTTTGGGTGATTGATTTGGGCGTAAAATCGTTTTAAGATGCGCTGGAACCGACAGCCAGGGGGTTCGACACAAGGGCCCGGTAAAAAGCGTGTCCTTTTATTGTAAAACACCGTTTGCTCCCCCTTCAACCTGCATTTTCCCATACCCGAAAAAAGGAAATTACCTTGATCGAGCGTTATACATTGCCCGAAATGGCGGCTATCTGGACGCCTGAGAACAAATTCCAGATCTGGCTTGATATTGAAATCGCGGCTTGTGAGGCTTTGGCCAAGCGTGGAGAGATCCCCAAATCCGCAGTGACTGCCATGAAGAAAAAAGCCGGGTTTGATGTGGCCCGTATTGATGAAATCGAACGTGAAGTGAAACACGATGTGATCGCGTTTCTCACTTCAGTAGCTGAGCACATTGGCGAGCCTGCTCGTTATATGCACCTGGGGATG contains:
- a CDS encoding fructosamine kinase family protein, giving the protein MKEAIRARLSKSFRRDVSIASTCDVGGGCINQAQVLILDEGTRVFVKRNACPPAGMFETESKGLQLMAAAKNGPRVPKVIACDDQKPARFLILDYLESTSPGKDYFTRFGHALAAMHRITADSYGLDHDNFIGSTPQINTREKNGLKFFRDQRLGFQQELARNSGLLPKKTDQKLDELRAKIGDLLNIEDEQPALIHGDLWSGNHFCGPCGEATIFDPAAHFGLREADLAMTELFGRMPQAFYDAYHEAFPLNPGYQERRDIYNLYHLLNHLNLFGGSYLGSVETIICQFIR
- a CDS encoding low molecular weight phosphotyrosine protein phosphatase; the protein is MTSETTVTICFVCLGNICRSPLAEGVFQDLLKKEGLEERIIVHSAGTGNWHVGARPDKRMQSTANARGIELLSTAEQFQPGDFKRFDLVLAMDQSNKESLDYMGSGKVTKNKLKMFREFDPDHNGDFDVPDPYYGGDQGFETVFDIVNRTCPPLLEYIKRELL